The proteins below are encoded in one region of Scophthalmus maximus strain ysfricsl-2021 chromosome 4, ASM2237912v1, whole genome shotgun sequence:
- the dut gene encoding deoxyuridine 5'-triphosphate nucleotidohydrolase, mitochondrial isoform X3, with protein MQDTTDAPAVSPSKRTRTDTRPADQRAVLRFAKLSEHARTPTRGSTKAAGYDLYSAYDYSIGPMDKAIVKTDIQIAVPHGCYGRVAPRSGLAAKHFIDVGAGVVDEDYRGNVGVVLFNFSKDTFDVKKGDRVAQLVCERICYPDLEEQETLDETERGAGGFGSTGRN; from the exons ATGC AAGATACAACAGACGCTCCTGCAGTTTCTCCATCGAAGAGGACGAGGACCGACACAAGGCCTGCAGACCAGAGAGCCGTCCTCCGGTTTGCCAAACTTTCGGAACATGCCAGGACCCCAACCAGAGGCTCGACCAAAGCTGCAGGATATGACCTCTACAG TGCATATGATTACTCCATTGGTCCCATGGACAAGGCCATCGTGAAGACTGACATCCAGATCGCAGTTCCACACGGCTGCTATGGGAGAGTGG CACCGAGATCTGGACTGGCAGCGAAGCACTTCATTGATGTCGGCG CTGGAGTCGTGGATGAAGACTATCGAGGAAACGTGGGAGTTGTGCTCTTCAACTTCAGCAAGGACACGTTTGACG TGAAAAAAGGCGACCGGGTTGCTCAGCTGGTGTGTGAGAGGATCTGCTACCCAGATCTAGAGGAACAAGAG ACTCTGGATGAGACGGAGCGTGGGGCCGGAGGATTCGGATCAACTGGGCGTAACTAA
- the dut gene encoding deoxyuridine 5'-triphosphate nucleotidohydrolase, mitochondrial isoform X2 gives MPVLEDTTDAPAVSPSKRTRTDTRPADQRAVLRFAKLSEHARTPTRGSTKAAGYDLYSAYDYSIGPMDKAIVKTDIQIAVPHGCYGRVAPRSGLAAKHFIDVGAGVVDEDYRGNVGVVLFNFSKDTFDVKKGDRVAQLVCERICYPDLEEQETLDETERGAGGFGSTGRN, from the exons ATGCCCGTCCTAGAAGATACAACAGACGCTCCTGCAGTTTCTCCATCGAAGAGGACGAGGACCGACACAAGGCCTGCAGACCAGAGAGCCGTCCTCCGGTTTGCCAAACTTTCGGAACATGCCAGGACCCCAACCAGAGGCTCGACCAAAGCTGCAGGATATGACCTCTACAG TGCATATGATTACTCCATTGGTCCCATGGACAAGGCCATCGTGAAGACTGACATCCAGATCGCAGTTCCACACGGCTGCTATGGGAGAGTGG CACCGAGATCTGGACTGGCAGCGAAGCACTTCATTGATGTCGGCG CTGGAGTCGTGGATGAAGACTATCGAGGAAACGTGGGAGTTGTGCTCTTCAACTTCAGCAAGGACACGTTTGACG TGAAAAAAGGCGACCGGGTTGCTCAGCTGGTGTGTGAGAGGATCTGCTACCCAGATCTAGAGGAACAAGAG ACTCTGGATGAGACGGAGCGTGGGGCCGGAGGATTCGGATCAACTGGGCGTAACTAA